The following DNA comes from Centropristis striata isolate RG_2023a ecotype Rhode Island chromosome 3, C.striata_1.0, whole genome shotgun sequence.
CAGCTGTTTGGCAATCAGCACGgccaaaatgacctaaaatgtTTGACTGGTGTCTCTGACTTTAGTGGTAGCTTTTCAACAAAGTTCTCACCAGTTTTTCTTCTGTTGCAGAGAGCTGCCGAAACCAGCAAGATGACTCCCAGAGTTACTCCACAACCAGTCACAACTGCTACAAACTTCCATATCCACTTCTCTGCTTTGCAACAACAGAAGCCATAAGTCAGTTTTACTTCTCACATCAACAAAGAAGCAGGAAGAAATGTACTGTGCATTACTCAATCACCAATACCAGTGCAGTGCAAATATATCAAATAGAAAGCAAAATATTTCTTTGTTACTGATAGAAAGTTTCTGAGTAAATTTGGTCGTAAACATTTAATCACTGAATTCAAGTGTTAAAGAATTGCACATGCTCACCTGAAGCTGTTTTCCGAGGGGTTGCAGGGTTTGAGCTGTCTATGGTGCCAGGAGTACGAACACTTgaatctattaaataaatagccacagttttttttttaaacctccaCAGTAATACATTTAGCGTTTCATgcaataataaaaatctgtagTCTAgctgttattttacatttcattcatttctggATTCACAGGAGTCTTCCTGGAATGTTTCTTGAAggtataaaacatatttacaaaaacaataattttgagTATAAATGTGACAACATTTGTTTCATATGCTGCTTTATAGCTTTATACTCCTTAAACAATGTGGGCTAGCATCTACACCATAGGAAAGCAAACTTCAAATACTCATTAGCAGCTGCAGGGTGATGATGAGGGTCATGATTATCTGCACAAGCATCACCTTGGTATACACTTCAGACTGAGATTCACAATGGTCACTTTCTATAAACATATTCAGTGTTTCTCATGTGAAtatcacatattgtacatatcaACACTTTGTAAAGGTCCAGTATAAattgctaaaaaataaaagaatgacCTGTTTCTGGTTTCACTGATGTTTGGATTGTAGAGATAAAGCTACCAGTGTTACTTGTGGCACCGACAGTCCGCCCTGATGaatcaacaaaaatacattttttaatcttcatAATACTCTGAAACACTGATTGTAGTTGATTAAAACTACAATTAATAAGTCTGAAATTGTTACCTGTTGTTACAGAAGTTGCTTGAGTTGAAGTATGGAGCTTGGTAACAGTCAgacctgcagaaaaaaaaaaaattactttcaaAATAACAGCTACAGTTAGAGCTCTGTGATAATGATCTGGATTATAACGTCTACCTGTGGTCACAGGAAGTGTCATTGGTCTCTCCGTCTCGTGTGTCTCTTTCTCCACAATATctagaataaaaaagaagatgATTTCAACCTGTCAACTTCATGTGCTGACAACGGTGTGGGGAAGGATATTTGTTCAAGTGCTAAATTTAATTATGATTCTGATATTGAAACTCAACAGGCACAAGCATGGAGTcattatttggcatttatatgATTTAACAcagatttaattatatttcagTGCAATTGCTGTAGCAGTgtaacatgtttataaatgtctTCTCTAACTCACCAGTCAAGCTGTATGCATCACTACGAGGAGACAAAGAGTTGGGTTCACTTCCCAAACTGTAATCACAGCTGGCATCTCTTTGTTGAACTGAACGTAGACGACTCAGCAAATCATTAATTGTGACAGTAAACTGGCAGAACGACTGTTTCTTTGAGGTCCTTTCCCTACGGATCTCTCTTGTTAGGACTTCATCTCCAAAGTACAGGTGACATTGTGTACCACCATCAGCAGATCCAGGCAGAGTGCAGATAAAGTGAAGGTGATCACCAAGCACATGATCAACACTCAACTGTGGTTTGTTACCTACAAAAAGATACATTGAAAATCATTAAATAGAAAGCACAATTCTGCTATTAAGAACTCTTCAATATTGGTTTGTGATTTCAAACAGCGCTGAAATCTACAGAAGCCCTACAACACCAGACACGTTTAACAACTTAAACATTGATTTGTGTGTTATATAAAGTGAATTtgtgaaatataatatttaatcaaaCATCTCTTTGTTTCAGCACCCATCCTATTAAGCATgtcttttatcttcttttttttgttttgtttttgtttttactgataATATATCAAGATATAATAAGATCGGTAGTCACTCACTTTGTATGGTGATGGAGGATGTGCCACTGTGTGGAGAAGGATAATGTAACTCTCCAACctttacagtgtagaaacacGTCACTTGGACCTCAGCAGGTGAACTCTGATGTGATATCTCCAGCAGCTCAGTCGCTGTCAGTGTCTTCAGACAAGAAAACTCTTTGGTTTGTTGTCCACTTAAAGTGTAGAAATTACACTGAGACACAGTAACGGATGATGGAGTCTGACAGTTCAGTGTGACTGAGTCTGTGTCTTTGATCACCGCTGGACTCACTGTCAGTTTAGGTGGAAGAGAGGctgaaaatataaatttaagatggttttaaaaactgaaaatgtatttaaaacaatACTTAAATTATATGTGatcgcccatgaagttggaataaaacattttttttttacctctttccatgaaatgattgtgaccatatttattttattcttgacagataaagtgtatatcttctcaaaactgtattaatcaatatcttccaatcatatcacaatgaaatgaaattgtgtctgaaaacaaaattattccaactttatgggcagaGGATGCCCGTTGATATTCTAATAATATTTCTTTTGAAGACTCTACCAAATGTTAAAAGACATTTGTGTTAAACTGTAGAAAGACATCATAACATTAGTCCACAGTAACAATGTTAACTCACTTCGAATGATGATGGAGGATGTGTCACTGTCAGGAGATGAAGACACGTGAAGGTAAAGACATGTCACTTTAACCTCAGCAGGTGAACTCTGACCTGTAATCTTCAGGAGCTCAGTCCCTGTCAGTGTCTTCAGACAAGAGAAGGGTTTGCCAGGTCCTCCtcttacaaaattaaaataacacagagacacagagagagatgatGGAGTCTGACAGTTCAGTGTGACTGAGTCTGTCTCTGTGATCACCGCTGGACTCACTGTCAGTTTAGGTGGAAGAAGAGCTGAAAATATAGAGACACACACGTTATATGACATACTAAACAGTTGCAGCTGGGATTTAAATTACAGCATAGAATGTAGAGAAAAAATATTGTACAGCCAAAGTATTTGAGGAAATGTCATATTAAGAGCGACTGACCTTGCGCTTTCATGTCAGAAAAGAAACCTGTtggagaaaaagaaatgtcatAGTAAATAAACTCTCggtattaatgtttttatctccaCCTAATGTAAAAGTGTAATACAACATGCGGAAACCAATACATAACGGGCTGACATTACATTTAAATCCAGCGTTTGCAAATCAAATATACCTAAAATGGTGTGTAACTGcctacatttagaaaaaaaggaatttaTAAGTGGTTTAACTTACACATGAGGACGACTAGCAGCAGGTGTCCGGCCATAATGAAGTGGAATAATGTGAATGTCCAAGAATCCTTTAAAAGTAAAACCTGTGTGACTGACTACAGGGACTTTGACACACTGAAAGTGTCATTTTGCAGAACTTGCTCTCAGGAAAACCTCAGTGAGCATCAGAGTTGAATCACACTGACTCACCGAAACACATCATCATTTGACACCTTTTTTTAAACCCCCAGTATGTGTGGTACAGTATATTTAGACCACCAACTGcttcagaaaaaataattagcatTACTTTCTCGTTGTCTCTCTTATTGTTTTACTTGAtaccttttcttttctaaactAGCAGGACTAGTGATGAATTTTAACCGTCCGACAGGAGGTAAACTAGCTTGATAACAAGTAGCATTCTCTTAGCCATTTAGCCTCCCCTTTGTATGCCTACAAAACCACTATTTTTACCTCTTAGTTTGGTAACAGGTCGTGTGTTTAGCACCCTAACTTGTGAAGTGGAAGGGCcccagagaaaaagaaagaaaatcaaagaAAACGAAGTCACA
Coding sequences within:
- the LOC131969173 gene encoding uncharacterized protein LOC131969173 — translated: MAGHLLLVVLMCFFSDMKAQALLPPKLTVSPAVITETDSVTLNCQTPSSLSVSLCYFNFVRGGPGKPFSCLKTLTGTELLKITGQSSPAEVKVTCLYLHVSSSPDSDTSSIIIRTSLPPKLTVSPAVIKDTDSVTLNCQTPSSVTVSQCNFYTLSGQQTKEFSCLKTLTATELLEISHQSSPAEVQVTCFYTVKVGELHYPSPHSGTSSITIQSNKPQLSVDHVLGDHLHFICTLPGSADGGTQCHLYFGDEVLTREIRRERTSKKQSFCQFTVTINDLLSRLRSVQQRDASCDYSLGSEPNSLSPRSDAYSLTDIVEKETHETERPMTLPVTTGLTVTKLHTSTQATSVTTDSSVRTPGTIDSSNPATPRKTASEKWIWKFVAVVTGCGVTLGVILLVSAALCNRRKTGLEGGKMCQPQNENYDAYHMYATIAEEPAASTPKDIVYSTVQNH